One window of Papaver somniferum cultivar HN1 chromosome 9, ASM357369v1, whole genome shotgun sequence genomic DNA carries:
- the LOC113310702 gene encoding subtilisin-like protease SBT5.3 isoform X2, whose protein sequence is MKIVNQLTSITFFLLSMALLNEAISPTTKHYIVYMGEHSFLDSDSVISSNHEMLASVTGSIHQAQDAAIHHYSKTFRGFSAILTQEQAQTLSEKESVISVFESRAIPLHTTRSWEFLGINAIPELNQSTSDEPQSDVIVGVLDTGVWPESESFNDEGLGPIPKRFKGECIVGDQFTVQNCNRKIIGARYYYKGFEAEFGPLESRNGTFIRSVRDTEGHGTHVASTIAGSLVNNVSLFGIARGTARGGSPSARLSIYKPCWFRYCNGADVLRALDDAIEDGVDIISLSLGPPPTSYFADVISIGSFHAFKKGILVSASAGNSGTPGTACNIPPWILTVAASSTDRELNSNVRLGSSKVLKGSSINSLKMATEYYGIVMATAAAAAGVPARNASLCMNNTLDPTLIKGKIVLCTAGDFTDARIRKSIAIRQGGGAGMILIDPIFANDVGFQFFTPTTLIGEAEAEVLYEYLNTTTNPTAKFYPTMTVLNTRPAPVMASFSSMGPNILTPEIIKPDITAPGVNILAAWSPLAVDAEGSVNYYITSGTSMSCPHISGVAAFIKSRRPAWSPSAIKSAIMTTATVMDNTWKSILKDPNGSPTTPFDYGSGHVNPLAALDPGLIYDFGPNDVIDFICTYGATPAQFRNLTTEPITCKNPPIPTYNLNYPSIGVTNVNGTVTVLRTVTYCGPGSTVFTASVENPD, encoded by the exons ATGAAAATAGTGAATCAGCTAACTAGTATTACATTTTTCTTGTTGAGCATGGCTTTGCTAAATGAAGCCATCTCCCCTACAACCAAG CACTATATAGTGTATATGGGAGAACACTCTTTCTTGGATTCCGACTCTGTAATCTCATCAAACCATGAGATGCTTGCATCAGTTACTGGCAG TATTCATCAAGCGCAAGATGCAGCAATTCACCATTACAGCAAGACCTTTCGAGGCTTTTCAGCGATACTGACACAAGAACAAGCGCAAACACTTTCCG AGAAAGAGTCGGTCATTTCAGTTTTTGAAAGTAGGGCAATTCCTCTCCATACTACTCGTTCATGGGAATTCCTCGGAATTAATGCTATTCCAGAACTTAACCAGTCGACCTCAGATGAGCCACAATCTGATGTGATAGTTGGTGTACTTGATACCG GAGTTTGGCCCGAGTCAGAGAGCTTCAATGATGAAGGCTTAGGGCCTATTCCTAAGAGATTTAAAGGAGAATGTATTGTTGGAGATCAGTTTACAGTTCAGAACTGCAACAG gaaaataaTCGGTGCTCGGTACTATTATAAAGGATTTGAAGCAGAATTCggacctcttgaatctcgcaatgGAACTTTCATCCGATCAGTACGTGATACCGAGGGCCATGGAACGCATGTTGCATCAACAATTGCTGGTTCATTGGTCAATAATGTGAGCTTATTTGGGATTGCTAGAGGAACCGCGAGAGGTGGTTCACCGAGTGCTAGACTTTCCATATACAAACCATGTTGGTTCAGGTATTGTAATGGTGCAGACGTACTTCGTGCTCTTGATGATGCCATTGAGGACGGAGTCGATATAATTTCTCTTTCTCTAGGACCTCCTCCTACCAGTTACTTCGCAGATGTGATCTCCATTGGATCTTTCCATGCATTCAAGAAAGGAATTCTTGTTTCTGCTTCAGCGGGAAATTCAGGAACTCCAGGCACTGCATGTAACATTCCTCCATGGATTCTCACTGTCGCTGCTAGCTCAACCGATCGCGAACTTAACTCGAATGTTCGTCTGGGAAGTTCAAAAGTTTTGAAG GGTTCGTCAATAAACTCATTGAAAATGGCGACAGAATATTATGGAATTGTAATGGCAACTGCTGCAGCTGCAGCTGGAGTTCCTGCAAGAAATGCAAG CTTATGCATGAACAACACACTTGATCCTACTTTGATTAAGGGCAAAATAGTTCTATGCACGGCGGGGGATTTCACCGACGCGAGAATTCGCAAAAGTATTGCCATAAGGCAAGGAGGTGGCGCAGGAATGATTCTCATCGATCCAATATTTGCAAATGATGTCGGCTTTCAGTTCTTCACCCCCACTACTCTTATAGGTGAAGCAGAAGCAGAAGTTCTATATGAATATCTAAACACAACTAC GAATCCGACCGCAAAGTTCTACCCAACAATGACAGTTCTCAACACTAGACCGGCTCCGGTAATGGCATCCTTTTCATCAATGGGACCTAATATTCTCACTCCAGAGATTATCAAA CCTGATATCACGGCGCCTGGTGTTAACATTTTAGCAGCATGGTCTCCATTAGCAGTTGATGCAGAGGGATCCGTTAACTATTACATTACATCAGGCACCTCCATGTCCTGTCCACACATTTCCGGAGTTGCCGCTTTCATAAAAAGTCGCCGCCCTGCTTGGAGTCCTTCTGCTATAAAATCAGCAATAATGACCACAG CTACTGTGATGGATAATACATGGAAATCTATATTAAAAGATCCAAATGGTTCTCCAACGACACCATTCGACTACGGATCTGGACACGTAAATCCTCTAGCAGCACTAGATCCTGGACTTATTTACGACTTCGGCCCCAACGACGTAATCGACTTCATTTGTACTTATGGTGCCACCCCTGCACAATTCCGGAATCTCACTACAGAACCAATCACGTGCAAGAACCCACCAATTCCAACTTACAATCTCAACTATCCTTCAATTGGTGTAACCAATGTGAACGGAACTGTCACAGTCCTACGGACGGTAACATACTGCGGTCCTGGTTCAACAGTTTTTACAGCCTCCGTTGAGAATCCG GACTAG
- the LOC113310702 gene encoding subtilisin-like protease SBT5.3 isoform X1, with protein sequence MKIVNQLTSITFFLLSMALLNEAISPTTKHYIVYMGEHSFLDSDSVISSNHEMLASVTGSIHQAQDAAIHHYSKTFRGFSAILTQEQAQTLSEKESVISVFESRAIPLHTTRSWEFLGINAIPELNQSTSDEPQSDVIVGVLDTGVWPESESFNDEGLGPIPKRFKGECIVGDQFTVQNCNRKIIGARYYYKGFEAEFGPLESRNGTFIRSVRDTEGHGTHVASTIAGSLVNNVSLFGIARGTARGGSPSARLSIYKPCWFRYCNGADVLRALDDAIEDGVDIISLSLGPPPTSYFADVISIGSFHAFKKGILVSASAGNSGTPGTACNIPPWILTVAASSTDRELNSNVRLGSSKVLKGSSINSLKMATEYYGIVMATAAAAAGVPARNASLCMNNTLDPTLIKGKIVLCTAGDFTDARIRKSIAIRQGGGAGMILIDPIFANDVGFQFFTPTTLIGEAEAEVLYEYLNTTTNPTAKFYPTMTVLNTRPAPVMASFSSMGPNILTPEIIKPDITAPGVNILAAWSPLAVDAEGSVNYYITSGTSMSCPHISGVAAFIKSRRPAWSPSAIKSAIMTTATVMDNTWKSILKDPNGSPTTPFDYGSGHVNPLAALDPGLIYDFGPNDVIDFICTYGATPAQFRNLTTEPITCKNPPIPTYNLNYPSIGVTNVNGTVTVLRTVTYCGPGSTVFTASVENPVGVEVSVKPNELKFKEAGEKLSYEVHFTPFRTSNGSFVFGSIIWNNGAYKVRSPIGLNVTSIK encoded by the exons ATGAAAATAGTGAATCAGCTAACTAGTATTACATTTTTCTTGTTGAGCATGGCTTTGCTAAATGAAGCCATCTCCCCTACAACCAAG CACTATATAGTGTATATGGGAGAACACTCTTTCTTGGATTCCGACTCTGTAATCTCATCAAACCATGAGATGCTTGCATCAGTTACTGGCAG TATTCATCAAGCGCAAGATGCAGCAATTCACCATTACAGCAAGACCTTTCGAGGCTTTTCAGCGATACTGACACAAGAACAAGCGCAAACACTTTCCG AGAAAGAGTCGGTCATTTCAGTTTTTGAAAGTAGGGCAATTCCTCTCCATACTACTCGTTCATGGGAATTCCTCGGAATTAATGCTATTCCAGAACTTAACCAGTCGACCTCAGATGAGCCACAATCTGATGTGATAGTTGGTGTACTTGATACCG GAGTTTGGCCCGAGTCAGAGAGCTTCAATGATGAAGGCTTAGGGCCTATTCCTAAGAGATTTAAAGGAGAATGTATTGTTGGAGATCAGTTTACAGTTCAGAACTGCAACAG gaaaataaTCGGTGCTCGGTACTATTATAAAGGATTTGAAGCAGAATTCggacctcttgaatctcgcaatgGAACTTTCATCCGATCAGTACGTGATACCGAGGGCCATGGAACGCATGTTGCATCAACAATTGCTGGTTCATTGGTCAATAATGTGAGCTTATTTGGGATTGCTAGAGGAACCGCGAGAGGTGGTTCACCGAGTGCTAGACTTTCCATATACAAACCATGTTGGTTCAGGTATTGTAATGGTGCAGACGTACTTCGTGCTCTTGATGATGCCATTGAGGACGGAGTCGATATAATTTCTCTTTCTCTAGGACCTCCTCCTACCAGTTACTTCGCAGATGTGATCTCCATTGGATCTTTCCATGCATTCAAGAAAGGAATTCTTGTTTCTGCTTCAGCGGGAAATTCAGGAACTCCAGGCACTGCATGTAACATTCCTCCATGGATTCTCACTGTCGCTGCTAGCTCAACCGATCGCGAACTTAACTCGAATGTTCGTCTGGGAAGTTCAAAAGTTTTGAAG GGTTCGTCAATAAACTCATTGAAAATGGCGACAGAATATTATGGAATTGTAATGGCAACTGCTGCAGCTGCAGCTGGAGTTCCTGCAAGAAATGCAAG CTTATGCATGAACAACACACTTGATCCTACTTTGATTAAGGGCAAAATAGTTCTATGCACGGCGGGGGATTTCACCGACGCGAGAATTCGCAAAAGTATTGCCATAAGGCAAGGAGGTGGCGCAGGAATGATTCTCATCGATCCAATATTTGCAAATGATGTCGGCTTTCAGTTCTTCACCCCCACTACTCTTATAGGTGAAGCAGAAGCAGAAGTTCTATATGAATATCTAAACACAACTAC GAATCCGACCGCAAAGTTCTACCCAACAATGACAGTTCTCAACACTAGACCGGCTCCGGTAATGGCATCCTTTTCATCAATGGGACCTAATATTCTCACTCCAGAGATTATCAAA CCTGATATCACGGCGCCTGGTGTTAACATTTTAGCAGCATGGTCTCCATTAGCAGTTGATGCAGAGGGATCCGTTAACTATTACATTACATCAGGCACCTCCATGTCCTGTCCACACATTTCCGGAGTTGCCGCTTTCATAAAAAGTCGCCGCCCTGCTTGGAGTCCTTCTGCTATAAAATCAGCAATAATGACCACAG CTACTGTGATGGATAATACATGGAAATCTATATTAAAAGATCCAAATGGTTCTCCAACGACACCATTCGACTACGGATCTGGACACGTAAATCCTCTAGCAGCACTAGATCCTGGACTTATTTACGACTTCGGCCCCAACGACGTAATCGACTTCATTTGTACTTATGGTGCCACCCCTGCACAATTCCGGAATCTCACTACAGAACCAATCACGTGCAAGAACCCACCAATTCCAACTTACAATCTCAACTATCCTTCAATTGGTGTAACCAATGTGAACGGAACTGTCACAGTCCTACGGACGGTAACATACTGCGGTCCTGGTTCAACAGTTTTTACAGCCTCCGTTGAGAATCCGGTAGGTGTGGAAGTTTCGGTGAAACCGAATGAGCTTAAGTTTAAGGAAGCTGGAGAAAAATTGTCTTATGAGGTTCATTTTACACCTTTCAGGACTAGTAACGGAAGTTTTGTGTTTGGTTCCATAATTTGGAACAATGGTGCATACAAAGTCAGGAGCCCCATTGGATTAAACGTGACTTCAATCAAGTAA